The sequence TCCTGGTGTTCATACTGCTGGTGTATAGCCTCCTGGTATACAGATTCCTGATGTATTGCCTCCTAGTGTACAGAAACCTGGTGTACAGCTTCATTGTGTACAGCCTCCGGGTGTACATCCGACTGGTGTACGGAATCCTGGTGTACAGgctcctggtgtacagaccccTGTTGTACAACCTCCTGGTCTAcagcctcctggtgtacagacccctggtgtacagcctcctgGTATACAGTATtctggtgtacagactcctggtgtacaccCTCCAGGTGTACAGACTACTGCTGTATATCCTCGTTGTGTACAtctcctggtgtacagtcccctGGTGTATAGCCTCATTGTTCACAGGCTCGTTGTGTACAGACTCCTGATGTACAGATTCCTGGTGTACAACCTCTTGGTATACAGCCACCTGGTCTACAGCCTCATTGTGTACAGTCTCGTTTTATACGGCCTCGTTGCCTACACCATCCTGGAATACATACTGCGGGTGTAtagcctcctggtgtacagactcctggtgtaaaGTTTCCTATGTACAGCCATCTGGTGTACAGCCTCTTGGTGTACAGAACCCTGGTGTACAGTTCATTGTGTACAGCCTCCTGGTGTACATCCGACTGGTGTACAGCCTCCTGCTGTACAGAATCCTGGTGTACAGGCTCCAGGTCTACAACCacctggtgtacagactcctggtgtaaagactcctggtgtacagactcctggtcTTACAGACTCTTGGTTTTTAGACCACTGGTATGCACTATTCTGGTGTACAAACTCCTGGTGTACACCCTCCAGGTGTACAGACTACTGCTGTACATCCACCTTGTGTACAtctcctggtgtacagtcccctGGTGTACAGTCCCTTGGTGTACAGTCCCCTGGTGTACAGCCTCATGGTTCACAGCCTCATGGTTCACAGCCTCATTGTGTACacactcctggtgtacagactcctggtgtacaggCTCCTGGTCTACAGGCTCCTGGTCTACAAGCCCCCTGGTATACAGTATTCTGGTTTACaatctcctggtgtacagactacTTCTGTACATCCACCTTGTATACAtctcctggtgtacagtcccctGTTGTACAGCCTCATTGTTAACAGCCTCGTTGTTCACAGCCTCATTGTGTACatactcctggtgtacagattccTGGGGTACAGCTTCTTGGTGTACAGCTTCTTGGTGTACAGCCTCATTGCGTACAGACTCATTGTGTACAGCCTCATTATTTACAGCCTCGTTGTATACGGCCTCGTTGCATACATGATCCTGGTGTACATATTGCTCCTGTATAGCTTCCTTTTGTATAGACTCCTGGTGTATtgcctcctggtgtacagaacCCTGGTGTACAGCTTCATTGTGTACAGCCTCCGGGTGTACATCTGACTGGTGTACCGAATCCTGGTGTACAGGCTCCTGGTATACAGCCTCTTGGTGTACAGACCCCTGGTCTACAGCCTCCTGGTGTACAGTATTCTAGTGTACAAACTCCTGGTGTACACGTTCCAGGTGTACAGACTACTGCTGTACATCCTCCTTGTGTACATCCTCCTTGTGTACAtctcctggtgtacagtcccctGGTGTACAGCCTCATTGTTCACAGCCTCGTTGTTCACAGCCTTGTTGTTAACAGTCTCATTGTTCACATCCTTGTAGcatacagactcctggtgtacagattcctggtgtacagactcctggtgtacagccACATGGTGTACAGCCACCTGGTGTACAGCATCATTGTGTACAGCCTCGTTGTATACACCATCCTGGTATACATATTgctggtgtacagactcctggtgtacagactcctggtgtacagctTCCTGTGTACAGGCTCCTGCTGCACAGCCACCTGTTGTGCAGCCTCCTGGTGCATtgcctcctggtgtacagaatCCTGGTGTACAGCTTCATTGTATACAGCCTATGGGTGTACATCCGACTAGTGTACAGCCTCCTGCTGTACAGGATCCTGGTGTACAGGATCCTGGTGTACAGGATCCTGGTGTACAggctcctggtgtacagactcctggtgtacagcctcctggtgtacagcctcctggtgtacagcctcctgGTCTACAGCCTCCTGGTCTACAGGCTCCTGGTCTACAGCCCCCTGATATACAGTATTCTGGTTTACactctcctggtgtacagactacTTCTGTACATCCACCTTGTATACAtctcctggtgtacagtcccctGTTGTACAGCCTCATTGTTAACAGCCTCGTTGTTCACAGCCTCATTGTGTACATAATCCTGGTGTACAGAttcctggggtacagattccTGGTGTACAGCTTCTTGGTATACAGCCTCATTGTGTACAGCCTTATTGTGTACAGCCTCATTATTTACAGCCTCGTTGTATACGGCCTCGTTGCATACACCATCCTGGTATACATACTGCTGGTGTATAGCCTCCTGGTGTATAGACTCTTGGTGTACAGCTTCCTGTGTACAGGCTGCTGCTGTACAGCAACCTGGTGTATTGCCTCTTGGTGTACAGAATCCTTGTGTACAGCTTCATTGTTACatactcctggtgtacagattcctggtgtacagattccTTGTATACAGCTTCTTGGTGTACAGCCAACTGGTGTACAGCCTCATTGTGTACAGCCCCATTATTTACTGCCTCGTTGTATATGGCCTTGTTGCATACATGATCCTGGTGTTCATACTGCTGGTGTATAGCCTCCTGGTATACAGATTCCTGGTGTATtgcctcctggtgtacagaatcctggtgtacagaatcctggtgtacagactcctggtgtacatATTCCTGGTATACAGCTTCTTGGTGTTTGGCCGCCTGGTGTACAGCCTCATTATATACAACCTCATTATTTACAGCCTTGTTGCATATGGCCTCGTTGCATACATGATCCTGGTATACATGCTGCTGGTGTATAGCCTCCTCGTGTACAGATTCCTGGTGTACAGCTTCATTGTGTACAGCCTCCGGGTGTACATCCGACTGGTGTACAGAATCCTGGTGCACAGgctcctggtgtacagaccccTGGTTTACAGCCTCCTGGTCTACAGCCTCCTGCTGTACAAACTCCTGGTGTACACGCTGCAGGTGTACAGACAACTGCTGTATATCCTGCTTGTGTACAtctcctggtgtacagtcccctAGTGTATAGCCTCATTGTTCACAGCCTCATtgtgtacagactcctggtgtataGATTCCTGGTGTACAAATTCTTGGTATACAGCCACCTATCCACATCCTCATTGTGTACAGCCCCGTTTTATACGGCTTCATTGCCTACACCATCCTGGAACACATACTGCGGGTGTAtagcctcctggtgtacagactcctggtgtaaaGTTTCCTGTGTACAGCCTCCTGGTGTACATCTGACTGGTGTGCAGCCTCCTgctgtacagactcctggtgtacaggTTCCTGGTCTACAACCGCATGGtctacagactcctggtgtacagactcctggtgtacagactcctggtgtacagactcctggtgtacagactcctggtgtataGCCCCCTGGTATACAGTATTTTCGTTTACAAACACCTGGTGTACACCATCCAGGTGTACAGACTATTTCTGTACATCCACCTTGTATACATTGCCTGGTGTACAGTCCCTTGGTGTACAGCCTCATTGTTCACAGCCTCATTGTTCACAGCCTCGTTGTGTACATtctcctggtgtacagattccTGGTGTACGTCTTCTTTGTTTACATCCACCTGGTGTACAGCCTCATTGTGTACAGCATCATTCTTTATAGCCTCATTATTTACAACCTCATTATTGACAGCCTCATTGTATACGGCGTCATTGCAATCACCATCCTGGTATACATACTGCTGGTGTATAGCCTCCTGGTGTAtagcctcctggtgtacagactcctggtgtacagctTCATGTATACAGGCTCCTGCTGTACAGCCACCTGGTGTACAGCCTTCTGGTGTATTGCCTCCTGGTGTAGAGCTTCATGGTGTACAGCCTCCTAGTGTACATCCGACTGGTGTACAGCCTCCTGCTGCACAGAATCCTGGTGTACAGACCTCTGGTGTACAGCCACCTGGTGTACAGCCGAATGGTGTACAGCCGAATGGTGTACAGCCAAATGGTCTACCGCCCGTGGGTTTACAGGATCCTGACGTATATCCTTCAGGTTTACAGCCATCCTGGTGTACAGCCTTATTGGGCAGAAGTTTGCCCACATCGGGCGGTTTCTGTGGGGCAAGTGGTagcggtcaggaagccaaccaacGTCTGCAATTGGGCTGCAGCTGCAATTTCACCCTGGCAGGCCAACTGAGCCTCCTGGTGCACAAACTGCTGGTGTACAAACCCTTGGTATACAGCCTTCTGGTATACAATATTCTCGTGTACAATCTCCTGGTGTATGCCCTCCAGGTGCACAGACTACTGCTGTACATCCTCCTTGTGTACATCTGCTGGTTTACTGTCCCCTGGTGTAAATACAGCCTGCTGCTGTACAGCCAATTGTGTAGAGCCACCTGGTGTACGGCCTCGTTGTGTACGGCCTCGTTGCATACACTATCCTGGTATACATACTGCTGGTGTACAGCCTCCCGGTGTACAGCCTCCCGGTGTACAACCTCCCGGTGTACAGCCTCCCGGTGTACAGTGTCCTGGTGTACACCTACTGTTGTACATTCTCCTGGTGTACATTCTCCTGGTGTACATCTCCTGGTGTACATCTCCTTGTGTACAtctcctggtgtacagtcccctGGTGTACAGTCTCATTGTTCACAGCCTCATTGTTCACAGCCTCGTTGTGTACAGCCTCGTTGTGTACatactcctggtgtacagactcctggtgtacagactcctaGTGTATAGCCCCCTGGTATACAGTATTCTGGTGTACAAACTTCTGGTGTACACCCTCCAAGTGTACAGACTACAGCTGTACATCCTTTTGTACATCTCCTGGCGTACAGTCCCCTGGTGTAGAGCGTCACTGTGCACAGCCTCATTGTTCACAGCCTTGTTGTGTACATACTCCTGGTGTACAGCTTCTTGGTGTACAGCTTCTTGGTGTACAGCCACCTGGTGTACAGCCTCATTGTGTAGAGCCTCATTGTGTACAGCCTCATTATTTACGGCCTTGTTGTATATGGCGTCGTTGTATACGGCCTCGTTGCATACACCATCCTGGTATACATACTGCTGGTGTATAGCCTTCTGGTGTATAGATTCTTGGTGTACAGCTTCCTGTGTACAGGCTGCTGCTGTACAGCAACTTGGTGTACAGTCTCCTGGTGTATTGCCTCTTGGTGTACAGAATCCTGGTGTACAGATTCATTGTGTACAtattcctggtgtacagaccccTGGTGTACAGATTCCTGGTATACAGCTTCTTGGTGTTTGGCCGCCTGGTGTGCAGCCTCATTGTATACAGCCTCATTATTTACAGCCTTGTTGCATATGGCCTTGTTGCATACATGATCCTGGTATACATACTGCTGGTGTATAGCCTCCTCGTGTACAGAttcctggtgtacagattccTGGTGTACAGCTTCATTGTGTACAGCCTCCGGGTGTACATCCGACTGGTGTACAGAATCCTGGTGTACAGAATCCTGGTGTACAGAATCCTGGTGTACAGAATCCTGGTGTACAGAATCCTGGTGTACAGAATCCTGGTGTACAGAATcctggtgtacagcctcctgGTCTACAGCCTCCTGGTCTACAGCCTCCTGGTCTACAGCCTCCTGGTCTACAGCCTCCTGCTGTACAAACTCCTGGTGTACACCCTCCAGGTGTACAGACTACTGCTAAATATCCTCCTTGCGTACGTCTCCTGCTGTACAGTCCCCTAGTGTATAGCCTCATTGTTCACAGCCTCGTTGTGTACAGACTCCTGGTTTATGGATTCCTGGTGTACAAATTCTTGGTATACAGCCACCTGGTCTACATGCTCATTGTGTACAGCCTCGTTTTATGCGGCTTCATTACCTACACCATCCTGGAACACATACTGCGGGTGTAtagcctcctggtgtacagactcctggtgtaaaGTTTCCTGTGTACAGCCACCTGGTGTACAGCCTCATTGTGTACAGTCTCATTATTTACAGCCTCGTTGTATATGGCCTCATTGCATACATGATCCTGGTATACATACTGCTGGTGTATAGCCTCCTGGTGTATAGACCCCTGGTGTATtgcctcctggtgtacagaatCCTGGTGTACAGCTTCATTGTGTTCAGCCTACGGGTGTACATCCGACTGGTGgacagactcctggtgtacagcctcctggtgtacagactccttatgtacagactcctggtgtataGTTCCCAGTATACAGTATTCTGGTGTACAAACTCCTGGTGTACACCATCCAGGTGTACAGACAACTTCTGTACATCCACCTTGTATACATTGCCTGGTGTACAGTCCCCTGGTGTACAGCCTCATTGTTCACAGCCTCGTTGTGTGCATtctcctggtgtacagattccTGGTGTACGTCTTCTTTGTTTACATCCACCTGGTGTACAGCGTCATTGTGTACAGCATCATTATTTATAGCCTCATTATTTACAACCTCATTATTGACAGCCTCATTGTATACGGCCTTGTTGCAATCACCATCCTGGTATACATACTGCTGGTGTAtagcctcctggtgtacagactcctggtgtacagctTCATGTATACAGGCTCCTGCTATACAGCCACCTGGTGTACAGCCTTCTGGTGTATTGCCTcctggtgtacagcctcctggtgtacagcctcctgGTGTACGTCTGACTGGTGTACAGCCTCGTGGTGTACAGCCTCCTGGTGTACATCCAACTGGTGTACAGCCTCCTGCTGTACTGAATCCTGGTGTACAGACCTCTGGTGTACAGCCACCTGGTTTACAGCCGAATGGTGTACAGCCTGTGGGTTTACAGGATCCTGGCGTATATCCTTCAGGTTTACAGCCATCCTGGTGTACAGCCTTACTGGGCAGAAGTTTGCCCATGTCGGGCGTTTTCTGTGGGGCAAGTGGTAGCGGTCATGAAGCCAACCAACGTCTGCAATTGGGCTGCGGCTGCAATTTCACCCCGGCAGGCCAACTGAGCCTCCTGGTGTACAAACTGCTGGTGTA is a genomic window of Carcharodon carcharias isolate sCarCar2 chromosome 15, sCarCar2.pri, whole genome shotgun sequence containing:
- the LOC121288394 gene encoding repetitive proline-rich cell wall protein 1-like → MHYSGVQTPGVHPPGVQTTAVHPPCVHLLVYSPLVYSPLVYSPLVYSLMVHSLMVHSLIVYTLLVYRLLVYRLLVYRLLVYKPPGIQYSGLQSPGVQTTSVHPPCIHLLVYSPLLYSLIVNSLVVHSLIVYILLVYRFLGYSFLVYSFLVYSLIAYRLIVYSLIIYSLVVYGLVAYMILVYILLLYSFLLYRLLVYCLLVYRTLVYSFIVYSLRVYI